The following are from one region of the Ignavibacteriales bacterium genome:
- a CDS encoding aldose 1-epimerase → MSRYELRESKFGNYKTLILSDELNGTKAEIALKGATLLNYFVPVNNKLLNIVDGYQTPEEFDELAGARSSIMAPFSNRIKRGTYEFDGKLYQLISPINPNKDVIHGLVRVIDFEIKDIETIDDKISLTLFTNKIRKEAFPGYPFNLDVTIKFTLKENTLDVEISGLNINDAPIPFACGWHPYFKTNEDGIDNLILQLPANKIVLLDEKYIPLIGEKAYSNLDEHPELDFRTDDLNKNTLGKKIVNVCYTDIIPDLDGFARTKLTDEITGIQIIVFQKGGVIYAFTGDEVKYRPRKSIAIEPVEYITNSYNRPELSDKIILKPGQLKTFKFGVEIKKL, encoded by the coding sequence TTGAGTAGATACGAACTAAGAGAAAGTAAATTTGGAAATTATAAGACATTAATTTTGAGTGATGAATTAAACGGAACAAAAGCGGAAATTGCATTGAAGGGAGCGACTCTGCTAAATTATTTTGTTCCTGTTAACAATAAACTTCTAAACATCGTTGATGGTTACCAAACACCTGAGGAATTTGATGAACTTGCTGGTGCCCGATCTTCCATAATGGCTCCTTTTTCTAACAGGATTAAACGTGGTACTTATGAATTCGATGGAAAGCTTTATCAGCTTATCAGTCCTATAAATCCTAATAAAGATGTAATACACGGTTTAGTTCGCGTGATAGATTTTGAAATAAAAGATATCGAAACAATTGATGATAAAATTTCTCTTACATTGTTTACCAACAAAATAAGAAAAGAAGCTTTCCCTGGTTATCCCTTCAATCTTGATGTAACAATTAAGTTTACTTTAAAAGAAAATACACTTGATGTTGAAATTTCAGGATTAAATATTAATGATGCACCTATTCCATTCGCTTGCGGCTGGCATCCATATTTTAAGACTAATGAGGATGGAATTGATAATTTAATTCTACAACTTCCAGCTAATAAAATTGTTTTACTGGATGAAAAATATATCCCACTAATAGGTGAAAAAGCATATTCTAATTTGGACGAACATCCTGAGTTGGATTTCCGAACTGATGATTTGAACAAAAATACACTTGGTAAAAAAATAGTTAATGTATGTTACACTGATATAATTCCCGATTTGGATGGATTTGCCAGAACAAAGCTAACTGATGAAATAACAGGAATACAAATAATTGTTTTTCAGAAAGGTGGAGTTATTTATGCTTTTACCGGCGATGAAGTAAAATATCGTCCACGAAAATCCATAGCTATAGAACCAGTTGAATATATTACAAACAGTTATAATCGTCCAGAATTGTCAGATAAGATCATTCTTAAACCTGGTCAATTAAAAACATTTAAGTTTGGCGTAGAAATTAAAAAATTATAG
- a CDS encoding glycosyl transferase family 36, giving the protein MFPNKYGHFSEDYREYIITNPRTPRPWFNYMWNEHYAGLISHTGGGFSYLDSPRDNRITRMRYNCLPWDRPGRYVIVKDTETGNYWSLSWAPTTNLNYDKYECHHGQGYTKIITEIFGIRGEITYFVPQDVNAEIWRVNLKDLSGKPRKLEVYSFTELMMGNALNDIINQPNDKHFTKIYFDKKHSALVATRRYWVLNRKVSVAQPNIDWKYRILFTQTLPITGFDGSLDNFIGRWRSETNPESIETGTMKNTEITAGDPVAALQSKLDLHANASTEFAIIMAIVPKEEKNAYKNLKWESLIKIETLDKKFEQLKAKWDNHLSAVKVNTPDEKFNAMLNVWNQYQAAVTFDMARNSGYYHGGLLFGTGMRDQFQDIIGVVMVDPKRVRTRLLNALRFQFKNGSTLHNFFKLTDYGERTNHSDTPLWIPFGLIEYLNETGDHSILDEKVTFYDGGKATVYKHMVKALDFALSATTKRGMPKIMTGDWNDTLDHIGPKGKGETVWGAFFLAYALRKTFELLEYKKDKKTLKRWKREYEKLEKITNKYCWDGEWYIRAFRDNGIPVGTHKDTQGKIFINSQTWSVISGLAPKERADKALESVKKYLARPKGIQICFPPFTEVDDSIGLISRCVSGKKENGAIFNHASSWFILASIMNGNAETAYETYKRMMPLNSAQDIDRYEVEPYVYAEYVTSPDHITKGQASHSWLTGTAVWMLRIGLDYIIGFQPTLKGMRIAPSIPSEWKEFKAERKFRGKILKLHVQNPDGKNSIVKSITVNGKQIKKNLIEVEKYKEKELNIEVII; this is encoded by the coding sequence ATGTTTCCTAACAAATATGGTCACTTTTCTGAAGATTACAGAGAATATATTATTACTAATCCCCGTACACCACGCCCGTGGTTTAATTATATGTGGAATGAACATTATGCTGGATTAATTTCCCACACCGGCGGAGGATTTAGTTACCTGGATTCGCCCCGCGATAATAGAATTACAAGAATGCGATACAACTGTTTACCCTGGGATCGCCCCGGAAGATATGTGATTGTAAAAGATACTGAGACGGGTAATTACTGGTCGCTTAGCTGGGCACCGACAACAAATCTGAATTACGATAAATATGAATGCCATCATGGACAGGGCTACACTAAAATCATTACAGAAATTTTCGGTATCAGGGGAGAAATTACTTACTTCGTACCACAGGATGTTAATGCAGAAATCTGGAGAGTGAATTTAAAAGATTTAAGTGGTAAACCAAGAAAGCTCGAAGTTTATTCCTTTACTGAATTGATGATGGGAAACGCTCTGAACGATATCATCAACCAACCAAATGATAAACATTTTACTAAAATTTATTTTGATAAAAAACATTCTGCCCTGGTTGCCACACGCCGCTACTGGGTTCTTAACAGAAAAGTTTCAGTCGCTCAGCCAAATATTGATTGGAAGTACCGAATACTTTTTACCCAAACTTTACCAATAACCGGATTTGATGGAAGTCTTGATAATTTTATTGGAAGATGGCGTAGTGAGACAAATCCTGAATCGATTGAAACTGGCACAATGAAGAATACGGAAATTACCGCCGGCGATCCTGTCGCGGCTCTTCAATCAAAATTAGATCTTCATGCTAATGCATCAACAGAGTTTGCCATTATTATGGCGATAGTTCCAAAAGAAGAAAAGAATGCATATAAAAATTTAAAATGGGAATCACTTATAAAGATTGAAACTCTGGATAAAAAATTTGAACAGCTTAAAGCGAAATGGGATAACCATCTTTCTGCTGTAAAGGTGAATACACCGGACGAAAAATTTAATGCAATGTTAAATGTTTGGAATCAGTACCAGGCGGCTGTTACGTTTGATATGGCAAGAAACTCTGGTTACTATCATGGTGGCTTATTATTCGGAACAGGAATGCGCGACCAATTCCAGGATATAATTGGAGTTGTAATGGTCGATCCGAAAAGAGTCCGTACAAGACTACTGAATGCGTTACGTTTTCAATTTAAGAATGGATCTACACTGCATAATTTCTTTAAGCTTACAGATTATGGTGAAAGAACTAATCATTCAGATACACCGCTTTGGATTCCATTTGGTTTGATAGAATATTTAAACGAAACCGGCGACCATTCCATCCTTGATGAAAAAGTAACTTTTTATGATGGTGGCAAAGCAACCGTTTACAAACACATGGTTAAAGCGTTAGATTTTGCCCTCTCTGCAACAACCAAACGTGGGATGCCGAAAATAATGACAGGCGATTGGAATGACACTCTCGATCATATTGGACCAAAAGGAAAAGGCGAAACAGTTTGGGGAGCATTCTTTTTAGCTTATGCGCTTAGAAAAACATTTGAACTGCTGGAATATAAGAAAGACAAAAAGACATTAAAAAGATGGAAGAGAGAATATGAAAAGTTGGAAAAGATAACTAACAAATATTGCTGGGATGGTGAATGGTATATCCGTGCTTTTAGAGATAATGGCATACCAGTAGGGACTCATAAGGATACTCAAGGAAAAATTTTCATCAACTCACAAACATGGTCTGTAATATCCGGGTTAGCTCCAAAAGAAAGAGCTGATAAAGCACTTGAATCTGTAAAAAAATATTTAGCCCGACCGAAAGGAATCCAAATTTGTTTTCCACCTTTCACTGAGGTTGACGACTCAATCGGATTGATCAGCCGATGCGTTTCAGGTAAGAAAGAAAATGGTGCAATCTTTAATCATGCATCTTCCTGGTTTATTCTTGCTTCAATAATGAATGGAAATGCTGAAACCGCGTATGAAACCTATAAACGAATGATGCCGTTAAACTCAGCCCAGGATATCGATAGATATGAAGTTGAGCCATACGTTTATGCTGAATATGTTACAAGTCCAGACCATATAACTAAAGGACAGGCAAGCCATTCATGGTTAACAGGAACTGCTGTGTGGATGTTACGAATCGGTTTAGATTACATCATTGGTTTCCAACCAACATTAAAAGGAATGAGAATAGCGCCGAGCATTCCTTCTGAGTGGAAAGAATTTAAAGCTGAAAGAAAATTCAGAGGGAAAATTTTGAAACTTCATGTTCAAAATCCTGATGGAAAGAACAGCATTGTAAAATCAATTACTGTAAACGGAAAACAAATAAAGAAGAACCTGATTGAAGTAGAAAAGTACAAAGAGAAAGAGTTGAATATTGAAGTAATAATATAG
- a CDS encoding glycosyl hydrolase-related protein — translation MNKDLIKNRVFHVISNTHWDREWRFPFQRNRQMLVEMIDKVLEILEAEPDYRAFHLDSQSVVLNDYLEIRPEKEKVIKRFVQEKRLLIGPWFILPEEFQVGGENLIRNLLLGHKICSALGGTSKIGYSPFSWGQISQLPQIYKGFGIDVIMFYRGVNSIDSKKAEFIWEGADGTRSLSSRFSTMPRYNFYFYIYRPVVHNEKISDAEYKWSNGGTPFHFSDKVLYKEDYFITKPLDTYFKENIIPSVNAIVENQVNDFTTENVIWMEGHDSSGPNIKTVRIIKDIKELIPEMNIVHSTLEEYSNALKKSANQQNLTLVKGERRSAQNDLRCGNLFGYTTSARMYLKQKNFEAENWIQFYAEPFNSICSLLGLNINDKYLERAWYYILENSAHDSIGGCSLDEVHDDMMFRYKQSIEISKGVFERACKYISTKIDLSQFPEKSIHLVVVNPTNYIRNDIVEAFVDVPTELDKGAIEIIDQYGKKLNYFLVEKKDEQPVLEQLIDRPLFFRMKRYHCYIELNNILPFGITSYYIKPVKPKDSNKQMKLGKLFAGLPVLENEYLKIKIGLNGTLDALDKITGKEFYNLAYLYDEGEAGHAWINKPIEPFVTTLKSRPKISFVENNSLVTKCSIKYELHIFPTLEDRSSKSKIKNKISVEVLVSLKKNSRRIDFQINVDNNVESHRLRIMFPTGIPAEYSYGEGQFDVVERSIKKLETKDWIEQPMYDYPMHHFVDVSDGKTGAAVIVKGLKEYEVLDNKDRTIAITLLRAFKYIIQPSSVEDYNHQKGSQCLGKQSYKLAFYPHQGDWHNGKVYEEALCYNTALRIFEMGSGDKVKRGNGEWMMEGAKIKANTSFFQIQPKELVFSCFKKSEDGIDNSLVLRLYNPTNSEVKGKVNFLFRIKKATEISLEELPIAKIKLDNNNSFQINVGKKKIATYKIEFDEKK, via the coding sequence ATGAATAAAGACTTAATAAAAAATCGTGTTTTTCATGTAATCTCAAATACGCATTGGGATCGCGAATGGCGATTTCCGTTTCAGAGAAATCGTCAAATGCTTGTTGAAATGATCGACAAAGTTTTAGAAATTCTTGAAGCCGAACCAGATTACCGTGCATTTCATCTTGATAGTCAATCAGTTGTTTTAAATGATTATCTCGAAATTCGTCCAGAGAAAGAAAAAGTTATAAAAAGGTTTGTTCAGGAAAAAAGATTATTGATCGGACCCTGGTTTATTCTTCCAGAAGAATTTCAGGTTGGTGGAGAAAATTTAATCCGCAATCTTTTGCTCGGTCATAAAATTTGCTCTGCATTAGGCGGTACTTCAAAAATTGGTTACTCCCCTTTCTCGTGGGGACAGATCTCTCAGCTCCCTCAAATTTATAAAGGATTTGGAATTGATGTAATTATGTTCTATCGTGGAGTTAATTCGATAGACAGTAAAAAAGCTGAGTTCATTTGGGAAGGCGCAGATGGAACTAGGTCGCTTTCATCCCGCTTTTCAACAATGCCGCGGTACAATTTTTATTTCTATATCTACCGCCCTGTTGTTCATAATGAAAAAATTTCTGATGCTGAGTATAAATGGTCTAACGGAGGAACACCATTTCATTTTTCTGACAAAGTACTTTATAAGGAAGATTACTTCATAACAAAACCACTGGATACTTACTTTAAAGAAAATATTATTCCATCTGTAAATGCTATTGTAGAAAACCAGGTTAATGATTTTACAACAGAAAATGTTATCTGGATGGAAGGACACGATTCAAGCGGACCAAACATAAAGACAGTAAGAATAATTAAAGATATTAAAGAACTCATTCCGGAAATGAATATAGTACATAGCACTCTTGAAGAATATTCCAATGCTCTAAAAAAATCTGCCAACCAGCAAAATCTAACTTTAGTAAAAGGTGAAAGAAGAAGTGCCCAAAATGATTTGAGATGTGGTAATCTTTTCGGCTACACTACATCAGCTCGAATGTATTTGAAACAGAAAAATTTTGAAGCCGAGAATTGGATTCAATTCTATGCCGAACCCTTTAACTCAATATGCAGTTTGCTGGGTCTGAACATCAATGATAAATATTTAGAGCGTGCCTGGTATTACATCCTGGAAAATTCTGCTCACGATTCTATTGGCGGCTGTAGCTTGGATGAAGTTCATGACGATATGATGTTTCGCTATAAGCAATCAATTGAAATTTCTAAAGGAGTATTTGAAAGAGCATGCAAATACATCTCTACTAAAATTGATCTAAGTCAGTTCCCGGAAAAAAGTATTCATCTTGTTGTAGTAAATCCTACAAATTATATTCGAAATGATATCGTGGAAGCATTTGTTGATGTACCCACGGAGCTGGATAAAGGTGCTATCGAAATTATTGATCAATACGGAAAGAAGTTGAATTATTTTCTTGTTGAAAAGAAAGATGAGCAACCAGTACTGGAGCAGTTGATAGACCGTCCTCTGTTTTTTAGAATGAAAAGATACCATTGTTATATTGAATTAAATAACATTTTACCATTTGGAATTACTTCTTACTATATAAAACCAGTAAAGCCAAAAGATTCTAATAAACAAATGAAACTCGGGAAATTATTTGCGGGACTTCCGGTTTTAGAAAACGAATACCTTAAAATAAAAATAGGTTTAAATGGTACACTTGATGCACTTGACAAAATAACAGGTAAAGAGTTTTACAATCTTGCTTACTTGTATGATGAAGGAGAGGCTGGACACGCCTGGATTAATAAACCAATAGAACCTTTTGTTACAACTTTAAAATCGAGACCGAAGATTTCATTCGTGGAGAATAATTCTCTTGTTACAAAATGTTCAATCAAATATGAATTGCACATTTTCCCTACTCTTGAAGATCGTTCAAGCAAATCAAAAATTAAAAATAAAATATCAGTGGAAGTATTAGTTTCACTTAAAAAAAATTCCAGGCGAATTGATTTTCAAATCAACGTTGATAATAATGTTGAATCCCACCGGTTAAGAATTATGTTTCCTACTGGTATTCCAGCAGAATACTCCTATGGTGAGGGACAATTTGATGTTGTAGAAAGATCAATTAAAAAACTTGAGACTAAAGATTGGATTGAGCAACCAATGTATGATTATCCAATGCATCATTTTGTTGATGTTAGCGATGGGAAAACCGGTGCAGCAGTTATTGTTAAGGGATTGAAGGAGTATGAAGTTCTGGATAACAAGGATAGAACAATTGCAATTACTTTATTGCGTGCGTTCAAATATATCATACAACCAAGTTCGGTAGAAGATTACAACCACCAAAAAGGTTCTCAATGTTTAGGAAAACAATCTTATAAACTTGCATTCTACCCGCATCAAGGAGACTGGCATAATGGAAAAGTTTACGAGGAAGCTCTTTGTTATAATACAGCTTTAAGAATTTTTGAAATGGGAAGCGGTGATAAAGTGAAACGGGGAAACGGAGAATGGATGATGGAGGGCGCGAAGATAAAGGCTAATACATCATTTTTCCAGATTCAACCAAAGGAATTAGTGTTTAGTTGTTTTAAGAAATCGGAAGATGGGATTGATAATTCGTTAGTTTTGCGATTATACAATCCGACTAATTCTGAAGTTAAAGGCAAAGTAAATTTTTTATTTAGAATTAAGAAAGCAACTGAAATTAGCCTGGAAGAATTACCGATTGCCAAAATTAAATTGGATAATAATAATTCTTTCCAAATTAATGTTGGCAAAAAGAAAATTGCCACATACAAAATTGAATTTGATGAAAAGAAATAA
- a CDS encoding phosphoglucomutase: MNIIFGTDGWRGLLDSEMNKKSVSIVAQAFSDYLKNNFKNNITAAVGFDGRRLSKEFANIFAKILSGNGIKVFLSDSICPTPVLSYYVKANSLNAGIMITASHNPDIYNGVKFKANYGGPFPTEETLKVEQLLGINSINKNKKNVIEEYFLPVYLNQLEKYVDFEMIKKSGLKILIDSMGGAGQEIISSLLSKYGIESKTIFGKASQDFYGRNAEPIKKNLYPLSKELKKEKIYAFGIATDGDADRCGVMLSNGKWLSAQETILLLTDYIVNTKKISGHIVKTSSVTDKLRSNFETVTRKVYDVQVGFKYVCEKMIEEEVAFGCEESGGYGYKNHIPERDGILTGLILLEMLANSGNNKLSDLVTEKRKQFGNIFYDRIDFDYENEDRIQKLPELYRNPPQLISGFKVKSMYKFFSSRGDINGLKFILEGDCRWLLLRASETEPMVRIYSEGQSDSDVNNLLEQGMQFIKSKIHI, encoded by the coding sequence ATGAATATAATCTTTGGAACCGACGGTTGGCGAGGTTTACTTGATAGTGAAATGAACAAGAAAAGCGTTTCGATTGTGGCTCAGGCGTTCTCTGATTACTTAAAAAATAATTTTAAAAATAATATCACTGCCGCTGTTGGTTTTGATGGACGCAGATTATCTAAAGAGTTCGCAAATATATTTGCCAAAATACTTTCTGGCAATGGAATAAAAGTTTTTTTATCAGATTCCATTTGTCCAACACCAGTTCTTTCTTATTATGTAAAAGCAAATTCCCTGAACGCTGGAATTATGATTACCGCAAGCCACAATCCAGATATATACAATGGAGTAAAATTCAAAGCTAATTATGGGGGACCTTTTCCTACGGAGGAAACATTAAAAGTTGAACAACTACTTGGGATTAATTCAATTAATAAAAATAAAAAGAATGTAATTGAAGAATATTTTTTACCAGTTTATTTAAATCAACTTGAAAAGTATGTTGATTTTGAGATGATAAAAAAGTCAGGATTAAAAATACTTATTGATTCGATGGGAGGTGCTGGACAAGAAATTATTTCATCTCTACTTTCAAAGTATGGAATAGAATCCAAAACGATATTTGGCAAAGCTTCGCAGGATTTTTATGGACGCAACGCTGAGCCGATTAAAAAAAATCTGTATCCATTAAGTAAAGAATTAAAAAAAGAAAAAATCTATGCTTTTGGCATTGCCACAGATGGTGACGCTGATAGATGCGGTGTAATGCTCTCTAACGGCAAATGGCTTAGCGCCCAGGAAACTATTTTACTTTTGACTGATTACATTGTAAACACAAAAAAAATTTCTGGTCATATTGTTAAAACTTCTTCGGTTACAGATAAACTAAGAAGCAACTTTGAAACTGTCACAAGAAAAGTCTACGATGTTCAGGTTGGCTTCAAATATGTCTGCGAAAAAATGATTGAAGAGGAAGTAGCATTTGGTTGTGAGGAAAGCGGCGGATATGGATACAAGAATCATATTCCAGAGAGAGATGGAATTCTAACAGGATTAATATTACTAGAAATGCTGGCAAATTCCGGCAACAATAAATTAAGCGATTTGGTGACAGAAAAAAGGAAACAATTTGGCAATATTTTTTATGATAGGATTGATTTCGATTATGAAAATGAGGATAGAATCCAAAAACTACCTGAACTTTATAGAAATCCACCGCAATTGATTTCTGGATTCAAAGTAAAGTCTATGTATAAATTCTTCAGCAGTCGTGGGGATATCAACGGATTAAAATTTATACTTGAAGGTGATTGTCGCTGGCTGTTACTCCGTGCTTCCGAAACTGAACCAATGGTTAGAATTTATTCTGAAGGACAATCTGATAGCGATGTAAATAATTTATTAGAACAGGGAATGCAATTCATAAAATCAAAAATTCACATTTAA
- a CDS encoding DUF1003 domain-containing protein, producing MENEKRLNGLSLLIEQTKKDLENEFQKRMLNKEVAVENINKIVDTRLTYGDRIADKVAEIGGSWAFIIAFFAFIVAWMISNTFILATRAYDNYPYILLNLVLSCLAAIQAPIIMMSQNRHAKKDRLEADEDYKTNARSEIQIQELNAKLDLFMELFIKMNFETKEDQLKKINESLNEIHDHLHNQNKK from the coding sequence ATGGAAAATGAAAAACGATTAAATGGACTAAGTTTGCTAATTGAGCAAACAAAGAAAGATTTGGAAAATGAATTTCAGAAAAGAATGCTAAATAAAGAAGTAGCTGTTGAAAACATAAATAAAATTGTTGATACGCGACTTACGTACGGAGATAGGATAGCGGATAAAGTTGCTGAAATAGGTGGCAGCTGGGCTTTCATTATAGCGTTCTTTGCTTTTATTGTTGCCTGGATGATTAGCAATACTTTTATCCTGGCTACCAGAGCATACGATAATTACCCATACATTCTGCTTAATCTGGTACTTTCTTGTCTTGCAGCTATTCAAGCACCAATTATAATGATGTCTCAAAACCGGCATGCAAAAAAGGATCGGCTTGAAGCTGATGAAGACTATAAAACAAATGCTCGTTCGGAAATTCAGATACAAGAGTTAAATGCAAAATTAGATTTGTTCATGGAATTATTTATTAAAATGAATTTTGAAACGAAAGAAGATCAGCTAAAGAAAATAAACGAATCATTAAATGAAATACATGACCACTTACATAACCAAAACAAAAAGTAA
- a CDS encoding FAD-dependent oxidoreductase yields the protein MKFSYDVVVVGAGIAGISAAVKSAREGASTLLIEHYGFVGGMSTAGMVSPFMKHSINNESLVRGVFEDLEIEMQNMNGMIDNGFYANSFRSAAFGLLEKAGVDIFLLSDITKVNRNNNKITSMEIVKSSEEIKIDGKIFIDTSGDAQLVYLGNFPWTKGDEKNGNLQALTLFFRMGGIDIKKATNYVNEHREDFFNWVNYDFDFSKIISVAGYFSNVKKAILEKRLPEEIEYIFYTTLPESGEASFNTSNILGLDGSTSYELTNAELKGRDQVYKIVLLLQKEIPGFENSYLLETAVQVGVRETRRAIGDYIMNGDEIKHGAKFKDAIARGCYGIDIHGQKGETSRLEEIPAGQYYEIPLRSLIVKEAENLLVAGRCISATREAHSALRIMATSAATGEACGALASVAVKQGTLVRNIHYSEVQKLIPYNLSL from the coding sequence ATGAAATTTTCTTATGATGTAGTTGTTGTTGGAGCCGGAATAGCCGGTATAAGCGCGGCGGTTAAATCTGCCCGAGAAGGAGCCTCTACTCTTTTAATTGAACATTATGGTTTTGTTGGTGGAATGTCGACTGCGGGAATGGTCTCTCCATTCATGAAACACTCAATTAATAATGAAAGCTTGGTGCGTGGTGTGTTTGAAGACCTTGAAATCGAAATGCAAAATATGAATGGAATGATTGATAATGGATTCTATGCTAATTCTTTCCGGTCAGCAGCCTTTGGGCTTTTAGAAAAAGCGGGAGTTGATATTTTTCTTCTTTCGGATATTACCAAAGTTAATCGCAACAATAACAAGATAACTTCAATGGAAATTGTTAAAAGTAGTGAAGAAATAAAAATCGATGGCAAAATATTTATCGACACATCCGGCGATGCCCAACTTGTTTACCTTGGCAACTTTCCCTGGACAAAGGGAGATGAAAAAAATGGCAACCTGCAAGCATTAACACTTTTCTTCCGTATGGGCGGAATAGATATTAAAAAAGCCACAAATTATGTTAATGAACATAGAGAAGATTTTTTTAATTGGGTGAATTACGATTTCGATTTTTCAAAAATTATTTCCGTCGCTGGTTATTTTAGCAATGTAAAAAAAGCAATTTTGGAAAAACGATTGCCGGAAGAAATAGAATATATATTTTACACTACATTACCGGAAAGTGGAGAAGCATCATTTAATACATCTAACATTCTTGGATTGGATGGCTCAACTTCATACGAATTAACAAATGCAGAATTGAAAGGTAGGGATCAAGTTTATAAAATTGTTCTCTTACTCCAGAAAGAAATACCGGGATTTGAAAACTCCTATCTTTTAGAAACAGCTGTTCAAGTTGGTGTAAGAGAAACACGCAGAGCAATCGGTGATTATATTATGAATGGTGATGAAATAAAACATGGCGCTAAGTTCAAAGATGCAATAGCTCGCGGATGCTATGGTATAGATATTCACGGACAAAAAGGTGAAACTAGCAGATTGGAAGAAATACCCGCAGGGCAGTATTATGAGATTCCATTGCGATCTTTAATTGTTAAAGAAGCAGAAAATCTTTTAGTTGCGGGAAGATGTATTTCTGCCACACGTGAAGCACACAGCGCATTAAGAATTATGGCTACTTCTGCAGCAACCGGTGAAGCATGCGGAGCTTTAGCATCAGTAGCGGTTAAACAAGGTACTTTGGTTAGAAATATTCATTACAGCGAGGTTCAAAAATTAATTCCTTACAATTTATCTTTATAA
- a CDS encoding CBS domain-containing protein, translating into MKFTSIYLSRIIGIKIISHEFQVIGKLLDLGVTHDLQNPKVAAVKVKTKDGIKHLNWEHFSIKKQKSQYHITSTRIEEVPAGDYLFLKRNVVDRQIIDVNGRKVVRANDIRLVLLSSGFFVVAVDIGTEGLLRRLGVAKPLLKLGIKLPAKLLLWSDVETVFTPNENIILSKTYNKLATLHPSDLADIIEDFDTKTGMIIFSGLDKEKSADVLEEMEEETQLKMLENLETGKAADILEEMPADEVADILDGLREDKAEELLNEMEKEASDEVRELMEYNDDLVGSLMTTDVVSFKSDTTVEQTINSLRELKPDEDQMYYIFVTSQQNKLIGTVSLRDIVISQPNIILKSIVHKDFVFMKDTDEIDELVKVASKYNLFAIPIVDGEMNLVGSVIINDIIYELLKSRRKIA; encoded by the coding sequence ATGAAATTTACAAGCATTTATTTAAGTAGAATTATCGGAATTAAAATTATTTCCCACGAATTCCAGGTAATAGGTAAACTATTAGATTTGGGTGTAACACATGATTTACAAAATCCTAAAGTGGCAGCAGTAAAAGTTAAAACGAAAGATGGAATAAAACATTTAAACTGGGAGCATTTTTCTATTAAGAAACAAAAGAGTCAGTACCATATTACAAGTACGAGGATAGAAGAAGTGCCAGCAGGTGATTACCTTTTTTTAAAACGGAATGTTGTTGACAGGCAAATTATAGATGTTAACGGAAGGAAAGTTGTGCGTGCAAATGATATAAGGTTAGTTTTACTTTCCAGTGGTTTTTTTGTTGTTGCTGTAGATATTGGAACTGAAGGTTTACTAAGACGATTAGGAGTTGCAAAACCGCTTCTAAAATTGGGAATAAAACTACCTGCAAAACTTTTATTGTGGAGTGATGTTGAAACAGTTTTTACACCAAATGAAAATATTATTCTTTCAAAAACGTATAACAAGCTTGCTACACTTCATCCATCGGATTTAGCTGACATTATTGAAGACTTTGATACAAAAACCGGGATGATAATTTTTTCCGGATTGGATAAAGAAAAGAGTGCTGATGTACTGGAAGAGATGGAAGAAGAAACGCAGTTGAAAATGCTTGAAAATCTGGAAACCGGAAAAGCTGCAGATATTCTTGAAGAAATGCCAGCCGATGAAGTTGCTGATATACTTGATGGGTTAAGAGAAGACAAGGCTGAAGAGCTTCTGAATGAAATGGAAAAAGAAGCTTCTGATGAAGTACGTGAATTGATGGAATACAATGATGATTTAGTTGGTAGCCTGATGACTACCGATGTCGTTTCTTTTAAAAGCGATACCACAGTGGAACAGACAATTAATTCGTTAAGAGAATTAAAACCAGATGAAGATCAAATGTATTACATTTTTGTTACCAGCCAGCAAAATAAACTTATTGGAACAGTATCCTTAAGGGATATTGTAATTTCGCAACCTAATATAATTCTTAAATCTATAGTTCATAAAGATTTTGTTTTTATGAAAGATACTGATGAAATTGATGAGCTTGTAAAAGTTGCATCCAAATACAATCTGTTTGCTATTCCCATTGTTGATGGTGAAATGAACCTTGTGGGAAGTGTTATCATTAACGATATTATTTATGAACTGCTAAAAAGCCGCAGGAAGATTGCATAA